The Glycine soja cultivar W05 chromosome 3, ASM419377v2, whole genome shotgun sequence genome window below encodes:
- the LOC114404930 gene encoding uncharacterized protein LOC114404930 encodes MVVNGSAYRCYIMDSEVTAARNERERLLTEALNNLAHVMANQGGGGGVTMYHGLDRFHRNNPPTFKRGYDPEGAEAWLRDFEKIFRVMECQDHQKVMFSTHMLADEAEYWWENTRPRLEGAGGVVVQWETFRQTFLEKYFPEDVKNRKEMEFLELKQESMTVAEYAARFENLVRYFPHYQGEAREKSKCVKFVNGLRPEVKMMREKAAFYRNVNASHGKEKKHVTHNRAKPYSAPPGKYGNHYGGQRTSGGLQPVGGSSQPINRVSQPAGRGSGAHAIVTTPLRCGKCGRLGHIARECRDREVTCFNYQGKGHLSTSCPYPRREKRSGS; translated from the exons ATGGTGGTCAATGGCTCAGCATATCGGTGTTACAttatggattct GAAGTAACGGCTGCGAGAAATGAGCGAGAACGACTTCTTACCGAGGCCTTGAACAACTTGGCGCATGTTATGGCCAATCAGGGAGGCGGTGGAGGAGTAACTATGTACCATGGGTTAGATCGCTTTCACAGGAACAACCCACCTACTTTCAAAAGGGGTTATGATCCTGAGGGTGCTGAGGCTTGGTTGAGGGATTTTGAGAAGATCTTTCGGGTGATGGAGTGTCAGGACCATCAGAAGGTGATGTTTTCTACTCACATGCTAGCAGATGAGGCGGAGTACTGGTGGGAGAACACTCGCCCACGTCTAGAGGGAGCAGGTGGTGTTGTTGTCCAATGGGAGACTTTCAGACAAACTTTTCTAGAGAAGTATTTTCCAGAAGATGTGAAGAATAGGAAGGAGATGGAGTTTCTCGAGCTAAAACAGGAAAGTATGACGGTGGCAGAGTATGCGGCGAGGTTTGAGAACCTTGTAAGGTATTTTCCTCATTATCAGGGGGAAGCTAGGGAGAAGTCCAAATGTGTGAAATTTGTCAATGGCCTTCGACCAGAAGTAAAGATGATG CGGGAAAAGGCTGCTTTTTACAGGAATGTCAATGCTAGTCATGGGAAAGAGAAGAAGCACGTGACTCACAATCGTGCTAAGCCATATTCTGCCCCTCCCGGGAAATATGGAAACCATTATGGAGGACAAAGGACCAGTGGAGGACTTCAACCAGTTGGTGGGAGTTCTCAGCCAATTAACAGGGTGTCTCAGCCTGCGGGTAGAGGTAGTGGTGCTCATGCTATTGTTACTACACCACTCAGGTGTGGGAAGTGTGGTCGGCTTGGGCATATTGCTCGTGAGTGCAGAGATAGAGAGGTGACTTGCTTTAACTACCAAGGTAAAGGCCACCTCAGTACCAGTTGCCCATATCCAAGGAGGGAGAAGAGGAGTGGAAGTTAG